Genomic DNA from Hymenobacter jejuensis:
GTACGCTGGCCACCTTGGGCGAACACGGCCCGGCCGTCGTGACGCACGTGGTGGAGGCGCTGGGACTTGCCGCGCCCTTGCTGCCTTGGCACAGCCAACGCGACCGACTGGTTGACTTCGCCGCTAAGCTGGGCATTCTGTGCGGCAACCTGGGCAAAATGGCGCAGGACCTCACTCTGCTGATGCAGACGGAAGTGGGCGAAGTGGCCGAAGCGGCGGCTCCCGGCAAGGGCGGCTCCTCAGCGATGCCGCACAAGCGCAATCCGGTTTCGGCCACCTTTATCGTTGCCATTGCGCGGCGCACCCCGGCGCTAGTGGGCACGCTGCTAGCTGGCCTCGCCCACCACGAGCAGGAACGCGCCGCCGGGGCCTGGCACGCCGAATGGGAAGTGCTGCCGGAACTGGTGCGCCTGACCGCCGCCGCCCTCGGCCACGCCAACGATCTGATAAGCGGCCTGGAAGTCAACGCCGAACGCATGCTCCGCAACCTGGAGCTTACGCAAGGGCTGATTTATGCCGAAGACGTAACGGCCCTGCTCACGCCCAAGCTGGGCAAAGCCGAAGCCCACCAACTCGTGGAGGAGGCCAGCCACCGGGCACAACGTGAAGGCCTGCACCTTCGGGAGTGCTTGGCGCAACACTTCGATATTTATAAATACCTTAACAACAATACGTTAGAGCATGTCTTCGATGCACACCGGGCGACGGGGCTAAGTCAGTTTTTCACTGACCAAGTACTGGCCCGTTTCCATACCTCCACTTCTACAACCTGATCGGCCATGCCCCTGCTTTCTACTGCGACAGGTCCTGTATTTTACACCCTGACCGGCCCCGTGACCGCGCCGGTTTTGGTTTTTTCCAACTCCTTGGGCACCGACCACACAATGTGGGATGCGCAGCTTCCGGCCCTAACCGCCCATTTTCAAGTGTTGCGCTACGACACTCGAGGCCACGGCCAAAGCGCGGTTACGCCCGGCCCTTATTCGGCGGAGTTGCTCGGGCGCGATGTGTTGGCCTTGCTGGACGCTCTGCAACTAGAGCGGGCGCATTTCTGCGGTATTTCCCTGGGAGGAATAATTGGTCAGTGGCTCGGCATTTATGCCCCGGAAAGGCTTAATAAGCTGATTCTAAGCAACACAGCCGCCAAAATAGGCACTGCAGAAGGCTGGAACGCCCGCATTCAGCAGGTGGAGCAAGAGGGCTTAGACGCCTTGGCGGAAGCGACAATCGGGCGGTGGTTTACGCCTGAGTTTCAGCAGGCCCAACCCGCTGAGGTACAGCGCATTCTGCAGTCTTTTCAGCGCACCTCTCCCATCGGGTATGTTGCTTGCTGTGCGGCCGTACGCGACGCCGACTTCTGGCAGGATGTGCGCCGCATTTCGGCCCCCACCTACGTGTTGGCCGGTACCGAGGACCCTGTGACTACGGTGAAGGACGGCGAATACCTAGCCCAGCACATCCCCAACGCCCACTTGCTGCCGTTGCGAGCGGCTCACTTGGCGAACATCGAAGCTGCCCCGGCCTTCAACGCGGCGGTGCGGCGCTTTCTTCACTTCTAACCCCACCCCATGAACCAGGAAGAAATTTACGACGCGGGGATGCAGGTCCGGCGCGAGGTGCTGGGCAGCGAACACGTTGACAAAGCCACAAGCAACGTCAACGCCTTCAACGGTGATTTTCAGAATTTTATCACCCGCTACGCCTGGGGCGAAGTCTGGACGCGGCCCGAACTGGCGCGGCGCGAACGCAGCCTGATTACGTTGGCCATGCTCATCGCCCTGAATCGGGAAGACGAGTTCAAGATGCACGTACGCGCGGCCCTAAATAACGGCGTAACCATAGCCGAGATCAAGGAAGTGCTCTTGCAATCAGGCATTTACTGCGGTCTGCCCGCCGCCAATGCTGCCTACCACGCGGCCGAAAAGGTGTTTGCCGCCCTCAATCTTGAATTTTAAGCCCATGGAAACCGCTTTCCCGGCTACCCGCCGCACCCAAGTGGGCATTATCGGTGCTGGCCCTGCCGGCCTGCTGCTTTCACAACTTCTTCACTTGCAAGGCATTACCTCGGTAGTGCTGGAAAATCGCAGCCGCCAACGGGTAGAGAGCCGGCAACGGGCCGGGCTGCTGGAACAAAACACCGTGAATCTACTGCGTGAGGCCGAAGCTGCCGACCGCCTCGACCGCGAAGGCTTGGTGCA
This window encodes:
- the pcaB gene encoding 3-carboxy-cis,cis-muconate cycloisomerase, whose translation is MAGLYHNIFTDKQIENLFSAETQVSYMLAFERALANAEGTLGVIPADAAEVIAAVCRESKWNTEALAEQTLLAGNPAIPLVKMLTQRVAQRDTEAAKYVHFGATSQDVLDTALMLQLQAATTYITHKNNELQNQLAKLASAHRDTVMIGRTLLQQARPITFGYKVAGWLEALLRAGQGLEFAQQNTFALQLGGAVGTLATLGEHGPAVVTHVVEALGLAAPLLPWHSQRDRLVDFAAKLGILCGNLGKMAQDLTLLMQTEVGEVAEAAAPGKGGSSAMPHKRNPVSATFIVAIARRTPALVGTLLAGLAHHEQERAAGAWHAEWEVLPELVRLTAAALGHANDLISGLEVNAERMLRNLELTQGLIYAEDVTALLTPKLGKAEAHQLVEEASHRAQREGLHLRECLAQHFDIYKYLNNNTLEHVFDAHRATGLSQFFTDQVLARFHTSTSTT
- the pcaD gene encoding 3-oxoadipate enol-lactonase, with the translated sequence MPLLSTATGPVFYTLTGPVTAPVLVFSNSLGTDHTMWDAQLPALTAHFQVLRYDTRGHGQSAVTPGPYSAELLGRDVLALLDALQLERAHFCGISLGGIIGQWLGIYAPERLNKLILSNTAAKIGTAEGWNARIQQVEQEGLDALAEATIGRWFTPEFQQAQPAEVQRILQSFQRTSPIGYVACCAAVRDADFWQDVRRISAPTYVLAGTEDPVTTVKDGEYLAQHIPNAHLLPLRAAHLANIEAAPAFNAAVRRFLHF
- the pcaC gene encoding 4-carboxymuconolactone decarboxylase; the encoded protein is MNQEEIYDAGMQVRREVLGSEHVDKATSNVNAFNGDFQNFITRYAWGEVWTRPELARRERSLITLAMLIALNREDEFKMHVRAALNNGVTIAEIKEVLLQSGIYCGLPAANAAYHAAEKVFAALNLEF